From Juglans regia cultivar Chandler chromosome 8, Walnut 2.0, whole genome shotgun sequence, the proteins below share one genomic window:
- the LOC108997865 gene encoding uncharacterized protein At4g13230, with the protein MGKMASLPLVTCIQKFGPSRSAAIISRRSTWNSRLFVASTSPRPIHASCSRQEASAATEAIKQGANEAKKTGETINDKASSAAEHVTQKTKDIAGKVSETAKDVTEKAKHTAEEAWGTTKDTAQKAKDSMLGKAELSKESIKEKAEIVKDSMNTKN; encoded by the exons ATGGGAAAGATGGCAAGCTTACCCTTAGTCACCTGCATCCAGAAATTTGGTCCATCTAGATCAGCAGCAATCATCAGCAGGAGGAGCACCTGGAACTCTAGGCTGTTTGTGGCCTCTACGAGTCCAAGACCTATTCAT GCAAGCTGTTCACGTCAAGAGGCTTCGGCGGCCACTGAGGCAATAAAACAAGGAGCAAATGAGGCGAAGAAAACTGGTGAAACTATCAATGATAAGGCTTCCTCTGCTGCAGAACAT GTGACCCAAAAGACAAAAGATATAGCTGGGAAGGTGTCGGAGACAGCCAAGGATGTCACTGAGAAGGCAAAGCATACAGCAGAAGAAGCATGGGGAACAACCAAAGACACAGCCCAAAAGGCGAAAGACAGCATGTTAGGCAAGGCTGAACTGTCGAAGGAAAGCATCAAAGAAAAGGCGGAGATAGTGAAGGATAGCATGAACACCAAGAATTGA